The genomic stretch AAATTCTCTGAGTTGCTATTTTTTCTCGCCCGGATAAATCATCATAAATTTTATCCACCCGTTGCTGAAGCGCACCTCGAACACCACCTAACTGACGGTAAGTAGAGATATTCAAAGTACGGTTATTGATACTACCATTTTTCACTTCTGTTTCCCAAAGCAGATTCAAGGTGTACTGCAGTAAAGGCAAATATCCTGCCTGTCTCTGCACATCCTTGATGATTTCTTCTACCAGTCCAGGTTCAAATACTACACCGTGATAAGCTGCAGGCTGTTCAATTGCTAATCGTAATTCATCTGATTGCATTTGAGCAATTATGGGACGATGTTTATCTGTCACTTTTACTAATTGTGGATAAGGACTTAACCTGTCGAGAAAATCTGCCCGCATCGTTGCAATAACTTTAACTCTTGGCTCCTTTGCTTTTGTTAGTTGTATCAAAGTAGCGATAAAGTTATTGCGTTTATCTGGTTGACTAGTAGTAAACAATTCCTCAAACTGGTCAATGAAAATTAACCAATAATCATCAGTTTGCTTTAACTTTCTTACCATCAGAGTCAAAGTCTCAACTTTAGCTTCACGAACAAACTGGACTGTTTTTTGTGCATATTTACTTAATAAAGTTGCGTATAAAGATTCAAATGGGTTAACATCGGGAGTAAATGTCAGACTCACTAACTGTGACCCATATTTTTGCAGTAGCCAAGGAATTAGACCGGCTCTGACTACTGAAGACTTGCCACTGCCACTAGCTCCCAAAAGTAAAATTAGGTTTGTTTGTTCAAGTTCCTGGATTAAGCTTTTAAGAAATTGGTCACGACCAAAAAAGCGGTCTTTGTCTTCTAAATCGAATTTTTTCAAACCTTTATAAGGAGAAATTTGTAGAAATTCACGAGTTTTAATTTCATCAACAGATATTTGTAGAGTTTTTTGAAAAGTTACAACATTATTGTCTCCTTGAATCAGAACATTATCATTACCTATTACAGCCTGCATTCCAGTATCAACAGTTGAATCGTTGGCTTGCTGGTGAATGCTTTGCTGAGGAGTAGGTAATTTCGGCTCAAGGTCAGGATTTGGATGCTCGCTCATTAGAGTATGCAAACGAATGGTTATCCAGCACACATTTTGTTTAGCCGCACCCTAATACGACTACCTGTACCCAGTTAAGTAAATTAAAATACTATTTTTTGATGAATACTTTGTGAAATTTACAACTTATCCTGGGGAGATTACTTATAAAATAATATAGCCTTGAATCTGTTGTAATAATCTTGATTGAAATTATAGTTAACACGAAAGCTTGACTTCCCGAGTTTTTGTTGATGCTTTTTACCATAAAGACAAAATAGTTATTAAAATGACTAGTGTATCAAGCTGTTAACTCCCAGTAATGTCCCAAGCTTACGACTGGAAAAGGTTTTGGTGTCCAAGGTCAGGTAAGATTAATCTGGCAGGATTTGGTTATTTATATGACCCGGATACAGACTTTGGGCGTTACCTCAATCCAGATTTAGTTACATTCGATGCGATCGCGGATGTACCCTGCTTAGCGTTACTAGGAGAACCAGGAATTGGTAAGAGTTCTGCCATTAACGCAGAGAAAGAAAAAATTACAGTGAAAATCCAAAAGGAAGGTTCCAAGCTACTTTGGTTAGACCTTCGCACTTACGGTAGTGAAGAAAGATTGATTCACAAGCTGTTTGAGAGCCCAACTTTCCATGCTTGGACACAGAGCGATTATCGGCTTTATGTTTTTCTTGACAGTTTAGATGAGTGTCTATTAAGGATTAATACTTTAGCAGCACTTTTAGTAGATGAACTGTCGAATTACTCAGATCAATTAGAACGCTTATACTTTCGTATTGCTTGCAGAACTGCTGACTGGCGTAATAGCCTCGAACAAGGTTTGAAAAAACTTTGGGGAAAAGAAACTGTAGGAGTTTACGAGTTAGCTCCCTTGCGTCGGGTAGATATTGCTTCGGCTGCACAAGCAGAAGGTTTAGACGAGAATACCTTTCTTCAAGCCATTGAACAACAAGAAGTTGCACCACTAGCGATTAAACCAATTACACTCAAATTTTTGCTAAACATATATCGCAAAAATGGTAGTTTCCCTACCCAGCCGACGGAACTATATTTACAAGGTTGCCAATTACTTTGCGAAGAAACCGAACAACGGCGCGATGTCGGACTCACTGGTAACTTAACTGCTGACCAGAGAATGGTTATTGCGGCTCGTATTGCAGCCGTAACAGTTTTCTGCAATCGATATGCTGTTTGGATGAACATAGATCAGGGCGATGTTCCAGAAGAAGATGTTGTAATACGCGAGCTAGTTAGTGGAACAGAATTTGCTCTGGGAGACGAATTTTCTGTCACAGAAGCAGCTGTTAGAGAAGCATTATCTACAGCATTATTTTCTTCTCGCGGTTCTCACCGCATGGGATGGGCACACCAAACTTATGCTGAGTTTCTTGCTGCTTGGTATTTGCAACAGTGTCAATTAACTTTAAAGCAAATGATGAGCTTAATCGTTCATCCAGGCGATTCTGATGGTAAATTAGTTCCTCAACTTCATGAAACAGCCGCTTGGTTATCGAGTATGAATCAACAAGTTTTTCAAGAGGTAATTAAGACAAATCCAGATATTTTATTAAACAGCAGTGTAGCTACTGCTGATGATACAGTAAAAGCAAATTTGGTTGAGTCGTTGCTAAAACTGTATCATGAAGACAAATTAGTTTATGAATCTAGATTCGGAGCTTATACCTATCTCAAACATCAAAACCTAGCGGCACAACTTCAAGCCTATATTTGTGATGTAACTAAGAATGAAACGGCACGATATGTAGCAATAGAAATAGCACAACAATGTGAGGTTAAATCTATTCAAGACGACCTAGCAAATGTTGCCCTAGCCCCCGAACAACCTTATTGGCTTAGAGTCAATGCAGCAGATACTATCTGTCGAATTGGTGACGAAGAAACGAAGGCAAAATTAAAACCATTAGCATTTGGCGAAGTTGGGGATGATACTGAAGACGAGCTTAGGGGTTATGGTCTTCGTGCTGTTTATCCCAATCATTTAACTACAGTAGAATTGTTTAATATAATTACGCAGTCGAATAAAAATGTTAGGGGCGGAACATATCAAGATTTTATAGCCAAAGAAATTGAACAACATATTAAATTGGAAGATTTATCCATAGGTTTAAAATGGGTTGAGCAGCAACCTAGTAGGTACAATCAGGATTATCCATTTGATAAGCTTTCAGATGCCATAATACTTCAAGCTTGGAAATACGTTGACAATCCAAATATACTCAAACTTTTTGCAAAAGTAGTTGATTTGAAGCTAAAAAATCATGAAAAATTAATAAAGAGCCATTTCTATAACGCTGAAGCACCAACCTTTGAAAATATTTTGATACAAAATGAAGATAAACGTCGCAAAATACTAGAAACAATAGTTAAAATTATCTCTGAATCAGAAGCAGAAGAAAATATATGGGCTTTAAGCTATGGATTTCCTGGAATAGATAAAGATTTTGTATGGGTTTTGAGAAAACTTAGAGAATCTCCAAATGATAAAATTAAAGAAATTTGGGCGAAAATAATATGGCAGATGTTCAAAAGATATGACCCAGAGCAAGTAAATTTAATACTGACAGCTTGTCAAGATAGTCCCTTACTAAAAACACAATTTGCAGGACTAATTGACCCCGTTGAATTGGGTTCATCACAAGCAGAAAAAGCAAAGGCAGATTACTTAGAAAACTTGAAATGGCAGGAAAGTAATAATCAACAGCTTTTAGACCCACTTCCAAAAGAAAGAATTATTCAACTTTTAGACCAATTTGAATCTGGGAATATCGATTCATGGTGGCTTCTATGTCAAGAAATGACACTGATGCCAGATAGTCAATACTATGACGATGTGCTTTTGCGTAAATCCGATTTAACAACCCTTTCTGGTTGGAAAGAAGCTGAGTCATCAATAAAAGCAAGAATCGTAGAAGCAGCAAAAGTATATATAGATAAAGGAAATCCAGAAACTCATAAATGGCTGGGAACAAATACTTTTTATGAGTCTGCACTAGCTGGTTACAAAGCCATACGATTAATTCTAGAAGAAGCTCCAGAGCATATATTTACTATCCCTGCTTATATTTGGCAAAAATGGGCATCACTCATACTTGACTATCCTAAAGAAGGTGATGAGAAAAGCCAAAATATTCACCAAGAAGTTTTAAGCATTACATATCAAAATGCCCCAGACGAAATAATTAATACGTTGATGCTTTTGATTGACCAAGAAAATCAAAAACATGGATGTATTTTTATTCATCGTACACTAGAAAAATGTTGGAACGAAAAATTAGCAAGTGCTATTTTTGAGAAAGTGCAAGATGAAAATTTAAAACATCAAAGTTTTAATACTCTCCTTGAGGAGCTTATAAAACACAAAGCTAATAGTGCTAAAATTTTTGCAGAATCGCTAATTCCTTTACCACTTCCTAAAGATGGAGAGGAAAGAGTCAAAGCAATTGCCGCAGCAAAAGCCTTGATAAATTATGCGGATGATGCAGGCTGGTCAGTTGTTTGGCCTGCAATTCAACAAGACTTAGAATTTTGTCGAGAGGTTATTGGATCGTTCTCCTTTCTTCTCTCACATGAAGGAAGTTTAGAAAAAAGATTAAAAGAAGAATATATAGCAGATTTATATATTTTTCTTGTCAAGCAATATCCTTTCATTAAAACAATAACAGAAAACGATCCTTCATTTGAAGAACTTCAAGGGAGAAAAGCAAATGTAATGACATCAAATGATTATATCCTACGTTGGATAAATTACATTCCACAACGTCTAAAAAACCGTGGTACACCTAAAGCCTGTGAGGCAATTCGGCGAATCATGCGTGAATTACCAGAGCAAAAGGATAAATTGAAGCGATTTTTATTAGAAGCTGAGGCTTTAACTCGTCGTAATACTTGGAATCCACCACAACCATCATTAATAATTGAACTAGCAAAAAGTCAGTACCGTAAAGAGGTACAGCCTTTAGTAAACTATGGAATTATACAAAATATCAACGATAGTACTGTTCATGGTAGTGTGCAGGCAATACAAGGAGATAACAACCAACAATTAACAACACTCACACCTACACCTCTAACCGAATAATATATGCATCAGGTACTAATTGCTCCACATAATCAGAGTGGGTTGTAATAATAAGTTCCATCTAAGAGTTACATTGTGCTCTTCACTTAGAGAATGCAAATCTCGCCCCATTTCTCGTAACTTCTGCTGGAAATCTCTAAAGGCTTGGAGTTCGCCAGACGAGAATTGTACCTGTACGGCTACCTCAGGCGTCATACCTCCCCAGTTATTCGCGAGCAATTCATAGTTAAATCCCACCCATTCCAGATCGGAGATGTTCTCTAAGCGTCCAGTCGCCGTACCTAAAGTTGCTGCAATAGCTTGCAACAAACTTGTTTTCCCAGAACCATTCATTCCAACCAGGACAATCGTATCTCGTGCTAACCCAGTTTCTGGCTCAGTAAAATCAAATACATAATCCCGAAATTTCTTAAAATACTTTAGTTGAACGGATTGAACTTTCATTTTGAAATCTCATTTTGGAGAAAAACAGTGCTCGGCAGTTATAAATGTATCTTATATAAAACTAGACACGAACCAAGCGTAAATATTCAATCAAGATACACGCATCCATCACTACGTTCATTCCCGCATCCAATGCTTTTTGTACGGCGGCTTCATCTGATATACCGAGTTGCGCCCAGATTGTGTTGGCATTAATAGCGATTGCCTCGGTTACAATTTCACTTAAGTACTCAGAGCGGCGAAAAACGTTAACAATATCTATACGTGATGGCACTTCTTTCAAAGAAGGATAACTGGGTTGACCATCAATTTCTTGAAATTGTGGGTTGACGGGGTAAACAATATAACCAACCTTCCGTACAAATTGGGCAATTTGGTAACTAGTACGATTTGGTTTATCGGAGTGTCCGACAACAGCAATGACTTTTGCACTGGTCAACACGTCGCGTATTGCACTGTCATTTAATTTATTAAACGGCATTGTCGAGTCTCCTTTTAAAATGTTTTTTTAGATTCAATAGTATCGTCAAAGCAATAACAATACCCAGTGCTCGCCCATTCTATAGAAAAATCAGATTTATAGAAACGAACGGTTCGGGAGAAATGATACTTACTCCTGATGCAGCACAAGAATTTTTTACAAGACAACAGCTTTCGAGTATCACCAAGCGTGTAAACTACCAAGTAAAATATAGATATTACTTGCCAGTGGGAAATATGACAGAAACTAAACCGAATCCTACAGCTAGACGGGGACGGATATTAAGCGAAATTCAATGGACTCCAGAACAGCACGCACAATGGGAAGCTGAACGCCAGGAATAACGCTGCGCGCAGTCAAGTAATTTTTGACCGTGTAAAACCAGAATTAATGCAAACCCATTATAACTG from Scytonema hofmannii PCC 7110 encodes the following:
- a CDS encoding NACHT domain-containing protein; translation: MSQAYDWKRFWCPRSGKINLAGFGYLYDPDTDFGRYLNPDLVTFDAIADVPCLALLGEPGIGKSSAINAEKEKITVKIQKEGSKLLWLDLRTYGSEERLIHKLFESPTFHAWTQSDYRLYVFLDSLDECLLRINTLAALLVDELSNYSDQLERLYFRIACRTADWRNSLEQGLKKLWGKETVGVYELAPLRRVDIASAAQAEGLDENTFLQAIEQQEVAPLAIKPITLKFLLNIYRKNGSFPTQPTELYLQGCQLLCEETEQRRDVGLTGNLTADQRMVIAARIAAVTVFCNRYAVWMNIDQGDVPEEDVVIRELVSGTEFALGDEFSVTEAAVREALSTALFSSRGSHRMGWAHQTYAEFLAAWYLQQCQLTLKQMMSLIVHPGDSDGKLVPQLHETAAWLSSMNQQVFQEVIKTNPDILLNSSVATADDTVKANLVESLLKLYHEDKLVYESRFGAYTYLKHQNLAAQLQAYICDVTKNETARYVAIEIAQQCEVKSIQDDLANVALAPEQPYWLRVNAADTICRIGDEETKAKLKPLAFGEVGDDTEDELRGYGLRAVYPNHLTTVELFNIITQSNKNVRGGTYQDFIAKEIEQHIKLEDLSIGLKWVEQQPSRYNQDYPFDKLSDAIILQAWKYVDNPNILKLFAKVVDLKLKNHEKLIKSHFYNAEAPTFENILIQNEDKRRKILETIVKIISESEAEENIWALSYGFPGIDKDFVWVLRKLRESPNDKIKEIWAKIIWQMFKRYDPEQVNLILTACQDSPLLKTQFAGLIDPVELGSSQAEKAKADYLENLKWQESNNQQLLDPLPKERIIQLLDQFESGNIDSWWLLCQEMTLMPDSQYYDDVLLRKSDLTTLSGWKEAESSIKARIVEAAKVYIDKGNPETHKWLGTNTFYESALAGYKAIRLILEEAPEHIFTIPAYIWQKWASLILDYPKEGDEKSQNIHQEVLSITYQNAPDEIINTLMLLIDQENQKHGCIFIHRTLEKCWNEKLASAIFEKVQDENLKHQSFNTLLEELIKHKANSAKIFAESLIPLPLPKDGEERVKAIAAAKALINYADDAGWSVVWPAIQQDLEFCREVIGSFSFLLSHEGSLEKRLKEEYIADLYIFLVKQYPFIKTITENDPSFEELQGRKANVMTSNDYILRWINYIPQRLKNRGTPKACEAIRRIMRELPEQKDKLKRFLLEAEALTRRNTWNPPQPSLIIELAKSQYRKEVQPLVNYGIIQNINDSTVHGSVQAIQGDNNQQLTTLTPTPLTE
- a CDS encoding ATP-binding protein, with product MKVQSVQLKYFKKFRDYVFDFTEPETGLARDTIVLVGMNGSGKTSLLQAIAATLGTATGRLENISDLEWVGFNYELLANNWGGMTPEVAVQVQFSSGELQAFRDFQQKLREMGRDLHSLSEEHNVTLRWNLLLQPTLIMWSN
- a CDS encoding CoA-binding protein, which gives rise to MPFNKLNDSAIRDVLTSAKVIAVVGHSDKPNRTSYQIAQFVRKVGYIVYPVNPQFQEIDGQPSYPSLKEVPSRIDIVNVFRRSEYLSEIVTEAIAINANTIWAQLGISDEAAVQKALDAGMNVVMDACILIEYLRLVRV